One part of the Candidatus Flexicrinis affinis genome encodes these proteins:
- the recO gene encoding DNA repair protein RecO, producing the protein MARPERSFRTPALILRRRDFGEADRLLTVLTPGHGRRDVIAKGARRPAGKRTGHVELYTEADMLINVGRDLDIAAQSTLTQPWLPLREDLQRGAYASYVAELVIRFTGDSGDEPPALFRLLGQTFGALSSSPDPRLPVRYFEVHLLDLSGFKPELSTCVISRAAITPRDQYFSYADGGVVSPEAAQRGAGALVPLSLNALKVLRHMQRSSYDDVGQLKLATSLHAELERIMQGYIIYLLERRLQSVDFIRRVRE; encoded by the coding sequence ATGGCACGCCCTGAACGTTCGTTTCGCACCCCAGCTCTGATTCTGCGTCGGCGTGATTTTGGCGAGGCGGATCGGCTCTTAACGGTGTTGACCCCCGGCCACGGCCGGCGCGACGTGATCGCCAAGGGCGCGCGACGGCCCGCCGGCAAGCGTACCGGCCACGTCGAGCTGTACACCGAGGCCGACATGCTGATTAACGTCGGGCGCGATCTGGACATCGCCGCACAGTCGACGTTGACTCAGCCGTGGCTCCCGCTGCGTGAGGACTTGCAGCGCGGCGCCTACGCGAGCTACGTGGCCGAGCTGGTGATCCGCTTCACCGGCGACAGCGGCGACGAGCCGCCCGCGCTGTTCCGGCTGTTGGGGCAAACCTTCGGCGCTCTCTCGAGCAGCCCCGACCCGCGCCTGCCAGTACGCTATTTCGAAGTGCATTTGCTCGACCTGTCGGGGTTCAAGCCGGAGTTGTCGACCTGTGTGATTAGCCGCGCAGCGATCACCCCGCGCGACCAGTATTTCAGCTACGCCGACGGCGGCGTGGTCAGCCCGGAGGCGGCGCAGCGCGGCGCGGGCGCGCTCGTCCCGCTGTCGCTCAACGCGCTCAAAGTGCTGCGCCATATGCAGCGCAGTTCCTACGACGACGTCGGCCAGCTCAAGCTGGCGACATCGCTCCATGCCGAACTTGAGCGCATTATGCAGGGATACATCATCTATCTGCTCGAACGACGCTTACAAAGCGTCGACTTCATCCGGCGCGTGCGAGAGTAG